Proteins encoded together in one Oceanobacillus iheyensis HTE831 window:
- a CDS encoding amidohydrolase/deacetylase family metallohydrolase gives MVQIVKNATLVNGTTVDIVIENQRIVEASETTTIQGDVIVDAAGMYVSPGWIDLHTHAFPKYKPYCAMPDQIGYKTGVTTVVDAGSSGADDVDEFYRIAQEATTRVFAFLNISRIGLMRQDELSDLDNLSFAAIQQAVEEYPQFIVGLKARMSASVVCGNGIQPLSIAETFRHKLELPLMVHVGTAPPELNEVLSYMKKGDILTHCYHEKENNHIFREDGSVEPSLLAAIDRGVYLDVGHGSSSFSFGIAQKAKQQGVYFDSLGTDIYQNNQKNGPVYNMETMLSKFLALGYSLEEVIEAVTIKPAEILRKPDLGSLQPGSIADLTFFTVKESSKKLTDSFGTSIDGELLIKAEAVIIGGKYFELEKSD, from the coding sequence ATGGTACAAATTGTAAAGAATGCAACGTTAGTCAATGGAACAACCGTAGATATTGTAATTGAAAATCAGCGAATTGTAGAAGCCTCAGAAACGACTACAATTCAAGGTGATGTAATTGTTGATGCAGCTGGTATGTATGTTTCCCCGGGTTGGATAGACCTTCATACACATGCGTTTCCTAAATATAAGCCATATTGTGCGATGCCAGATCAAATTGGCTATAAGACTGGGGTAACAACGGTTGTAGATGCAGGTAGCAGCGGTGCGGATGATGTTGATGAATTCTATCGCATTGCACAAGAAGCAACGACGAGAGTATTTGCTTTTTTAAATATATCTCGAATCGGACTGATGCGTCAGGATGAACTTTCTGATCTGGATAATCTATCATTTGCTGCGATTCAGCAAGCAGTAGAGGAATATCCGCAATTTATTGTAGGATTAAAAGCACGAATGAGTGCAAGCGTTGTTTGTGGAAATGGCATACAACCGCTAAGTATAGCTGAAACATTTCGTCATAAATTAGAACTCCCATTAATGGTACATGTCGGAACAGCTCCTCCTGAACTTAATGAAGTATTAAGTTATATGAAAAAAGGAGATATTCTAACGCACTGTTACCATGAGAAAGAAAATAATCATATTTTTAGAGAAGATGGCTCTGTTGAACCCTCATTATTAGCTGCGATTGATAGAGGGGTGTATTTAGATGTTGGTCATGGAAGCTCTAGCTTTTCATTTGGAATTGCCCAAAAAGCGAAGCAACAAGGAGTTTATTTTGATAGTTTAGGAACAGATATTTACCAAAACAATCAAAAGAATGGGCCTGTCTATAATATGGAGACGATGTTAAGTAAATTCTTAGCATTAGGATATAGCTTAGAAGAAGTTATTGAAGCAGTTACGATCAAACCGGCAGAAATTCTAAGGAAACCGGATTTAGGCAGCTTACAACCGGGTTCGATAGCGGACTTAACATTTTTTACAGTAAAAGAATCATCCAAAAAATTAACAGATTCCTTTGGTACGAGTATTGATGGGGAATTGCTCATTAAGGCAGAGGCAGTCATCATAGGAGGGAAGTACTTTGAACTTGAGAAAAGTGATTAA